One Symbiobacterium terraclitae DNA window includes the following coding sequences:
- a CDS encoding HAD-IIA family hydrolase — protein MKQYKGYVFDLDGTIYLGDHAIPGAPETLAELRRRGARVAFLSNKPIEPAASYAAKLNRLGIQAAVEEVLNSSIIMARYLSRHAPGARVYLIGEEPLAEELRKRGIKLVADPLACEYVVVSWDRQFTYKKLNDALQAIRNGARFIATHPDRTCPVPGGEVADVGGMIGAVEGVTGKKVELITGKPSPITVQEAMDLLGLTPDECIMVGDRLETDMRMGREAGMATALVLTGVTRREQVEHSPWKPDYVLESVAGLVAE, from the coding sequence TTGAAGCAGTACAAGGGCTACGTCTTCGACCTGGACGGCACCATCTACCTCGGCGACCACGCCATCCCCGGCGCACCCGAGACGCTGGCGGAGCTGCGCCGGCGGGGGGCCAGGGTGGCGTTCCTCTCCAACAAGCCCATCGAGCCGGCGGCCAGCTACGCGGCCAAGCTGAACCGCCTGGGCATCCAGGCGGCGGTGGAGGAGGTGCTCAACTCCTCGATCATCATGGCCCGCTACCTGAGCCGCCACGCACCGGGGGCCAGGGTTTACCTGATCGGCGAGGAGCCCCTGGCGGAGGAGCTGCGGAAGCGGGGCATCAAGCTGGTGGCGGACCCGCTGGCCTGCGAGTACGTGGTGGTCTCGTGGGACCGGCAGTTCACCTACAAGAAGCTGAACGACGCCCTGCAGGCCATCCGCAACGGCGCACGGTTCATCGCCACGCACCCCGACCGCACCTGCCCGGTGCCGGGCGGTGAGGTGGCCGACGTGGGCGGGATGATCGGCGCGGTGGAGGGCGTCACCGGCAAGAAGGTGGAGCTGATCACCGGCAAGCCGTCGCCCATCACGGTGCAGGAGGCCATGGACCTGCTGGGGCTCACCCCCGACGAGTGCATCATGGTCGGCGACCGGCTGGAGACTGACATGCGCATGGGACGGGAGGCCGGCATGGCGACGGCGCTGGTGCTGACGGGCGTCACCCGGCGGGAGCAGGTGGAGCACTCGCCGTGGAAGCCGGACTACGTGCTGGAGAGCGTGGCCGGGCTGGTGGCGGAATAG
- a CDS encoding UDP-glucose dehydrogenase family protein codes for MPIAVAGAGYVGLTTAACLCELGHQVTLLEIDVERVARLKRGESPIFEPGLDALLQRHLGRALKVTTDLSEALDGAEVLIACVGTPPTASGAPNLSALWRLLGDLRRQRRSGELTVVVKSTVPPGTNRRAQQRLGAGFAVVSNPEFLREGTAIHDFFHPDRIVVGAAQPAAARQVAALYRGIDAPVVVTGWEEAELIKYASNAFLAVKLSFTNEVAAVADSLGADGLTVLRGVGLDRRIGPHFLAPGPGYGGSCLPKDLAALRWTARRRRVRLDLLPAAERANRRQRQRVLAKLGPVAGKRIAVWGLAFKAGTDDVRESPALEIIPALLAHGARVVAHDPEARRTFAAALTGTGVQREGSAPASTGVPAPGAGLPDGLTLVDDMWEAARGADALLVLTEWPEYAAAPPEAIRTALAGDLVVDARNLFDPEVMATAGLRYRGVGRDRGFHPPA; via the coding sequence TTGCCAATCGCCGTAGCCGGAGCGGGCTATGTGGGCCTGACCACTGCAGCCTGCCTTTGCGAACTGGGCCACCAGGTCACGCTCCTGGAAATCGACGTCGAACGAGTGGCCAGACTGAAGCGAGGCGAGAGCCCCATCTTCGAACCCGGGCTGGACGCCCTGCTCCAGCGACACCTGGGGCGGGCCCTCAAGGTGACCACCGACCTGAGCGAGGCGCTGGACGGCGCCGAGGTGCTGATCGCCTGCGTGGGCACCCCGCCCACCGCCTCCGGCGCCCCGAACCTCTCGGCCCTCTGGCGCCTGCTCGGAGATCTGCGCCGGCAGAGACGGTCGGGCGAACTGACCGTCGTCGTCAAGTCCACCGTGCCCCCTGGGACGAACCGCCGGGCCCAGCAGCGGCTGGGTGCCGGCTTCGCCGTGGTATCGAACCCCGAGTTTCTGCGGGAGGGAACCGCCATCCACGACTTCTTCCACCCCGACCGCATCGTCGTCGGCGCCGCGCAGCCCGCCGCCGCCCGGCAGGTGGCGGCGCTCTACCGGGGCATCGACGCGCCGGTGGTGGTCACGGGATGGGAGGAGGCGGAACTGATCAAGTATGCCAGCAACGCCTTCCTGGCCGTCAAGCTCTCGTTCACCAACGAGGTGGCGGCCGTGGCCGACAGCCTGGGCGCCGACGGCCTGACCGTGCTCAGGGGCGTGGGGCTGGACCGCCGCATCGGCCCGCACTTCCTGGCGCCCGGTCCCGGGTACGGCGGCTCCTGCCTGCCCAAGGACCTGGCCGCGCTGCGCTGGACCGCACGGCGGCGGCGGGTCCGCCTCGACCTCCTCCCCGCTGCCGAGCGGGCCAACCGGCGCCAGCGGCAGCGGGTGCTGGCGAAGCTGGGACCCGTGGCGGGGAAGCGCATCGCCGTCTGGGGCCTCGCCTTCAAGGCGGGCACCGACGACGTGCGGGAGTCGCCGGCCCTGGAGATCATCCCGGCGCTGCTGGCGCATGGGGCCCGGGTGGTCGCCCACGACCCCGAGGCCCGCCGCACCTTCGCAGCGGCCCTGACGGGCACGGGCGTGCAGCGGGAAGGCAGCGCCCCTGCCAGCACGGGGGTGCCGGCGCCTGGCGCCGGCCTGCCGGACGGGCTCACGTTGGTTGACGACATGTGGGAGGCGGCCAGGGGAGCCGACGCGCTGCTGGTGCTGACGGAGTGGCCGGAGTACGCCGCCGCCCCGCCGGAGGCGATCCGCACCGCCCTCGCAGGCGACCTCGTCGTGGACGCCCGGAACCTCTTCGACCCCGAGGTGATGGCGACAGCCGGCCTGCGCTACCGGGGCGTCGGGCGGGACCGGGGGTTCCACCCTCCCGCCTAG
- a CDS encoding CotH kinase family protein, with protein sequence MHLCELDLGPDPWPRLAEGSVTGQLSWDRGPALPVSVRIRGAHSRKFPKRSLQVTLRGARLPDEPPAGHAVRRIHLNADFVDPTLLRSALCYTLFPALGVDAPRWRHVHLIVSGEPAGLYVALESVDEDFCRRRGWTPGPIFYAVNRNANLGLISPFTRTLKEPLEKGYFALGGADPGPIREMLMAINLSPAEDVPEVAARWFDLERYIHWVIGAVFVGNRDGFMHNYALYLEPNQRRFRIIPWDYDATWGIDIHGRPARLDRVPVTGWNKLSHRLFTHPHGRERFRRAFRTALGGPLAPDTVLPLIDRLSQQLERWLERDPYLAQADFPAEVERLRRWAVDRRELLLRELDAL encoded by the coding sequence GTGCACTTGTGTGAACTCGACCTGGGGCCAGACCCGTGGCCGAGGCTGGCCGAGGGCAGCGTGACCGGCCAGCTCAGCTGGGACCGGGGGCCCGCCCTGCCTGTCTCCGTGCGCATCCGGGGGGCGCACTCCCGGAAGTTCCCCAAGCGGTCGTTGCAGGTGACCCTGCGGGGTGCGCGCCTGCCCGACGAGCCGCCTGCCGGCCACGCCGTCCGCCGCATCCACCTGAACGCGGACTTCGTCGACCCCACCCTGCTCCGTTCGGCGCTCTGCTACACGCTCTTCCCCGCCCTGGGCGTGGACGCGCCCCGGTGGCGCCACGTACACCTGATCGTCAGCGGCGAGCCGGCCGGGCTGTACGTGGCCCTGGAGTCAGTGGACGAGGACTTCTGCCGGCGCCGGGGCTGGACCCCGGGCCCCATCTTCTACGCCGTGAACCGCAACGCCAACCTGGGACTGATCAGCCCCTTCACCCGCACCCTGAAGGAACCCCTGGAGAAGGGGTATTTCGCGCTGGGCGGAGCCGATCCGGGCCCGATCCGAGAGATGCTGATGGCCATCAACCTGTCCCCGGCCGAGGACGTGCCGGAGGTCGCCGCCCGCTGGTTCGACCTGGAGCGCTATATCCACTGGGTGATCGGGGCGGTCTTCGTCGGGAACCGGGACGGGTTCATGCACAACTACGCCCTGTACCTGGAGCCGAACCAGCGCCGCTTCCGCATCATCCCGTGGGACTACGACGCCACCTGGGGCATCGACATCCACGGCCGCCCCGCCCGCCTGGACCGGGTGCCGGTGACGGGCTGGAACAAGCTCTCCCACCGCCTCTTCACCCACCCGCACGGGCGGGAGCGCTTCCGCCGCGCCTTCCGGACCGCCCTCGGCGGTCCGCTGGCCCCCGACACCGTGCTCCCGCTGATCGACCGGCTCAGCCAGCAGCTGGAGCGCTGGCTGGAGCGAGACCCCTACCTTGCGCAGGCCGACTTCCCCGCGGAGGTAGAGCGCCTGCGCCGCTGGGCGGTGGACCGCCGGGAGCTGCTGCTGCGAGAGCTGGATGCGCTGTAG
- a CDS encoding outer spore coat protein CotE produces MSSIRLQEIVTRAVVGRCDRRVVWSRSAPAEDADCVLGVHVSSTAVTVEPGAEGPEVHLTAVCEVWCGTADRTRVERLTCTHAEPANVPLIAQVVGDVETTCKLVGGVRCVEAEVRDGLIQVTLESRIALEAVGRARLWVKAYDLLTDGEVEDLDSSVSSDFSDSSASVSEPAGAFAPEVVAEHEAIVEPDEVAAEAEAEVEPQPEEHVATLNGVRQHSAPEPRRTAVSRFQRYSGLARVSIVQ; encoded by the coding sequence TTGTCCAGCATACGGTTGCAGGAGATCGTGACCCGTGCCGTCGTGGGACGATGCGACCGCCGGGTTGTCTGGTCGCGCTCCGCTCCCGCCGAGGATGCGGACTGCGTGCTCGGGGTTCACGTGAGCAGCACGGCCGTCACGGTGGAGCCCGGCGCCGAGGGGCCCGAGGTCCACCTGACCGCCGTTTGTGAGGTGTGGTGCGGCACCGCCGACCGTACCCGGGTGGAGCGTCTCACCTGTACACACGCCGAACCGGCCAACGTGCCGCTGATCGCCCAGGTCGTCGGCGATGTGGAGACCACCTGCAAGCTGGTCGGCGGCGTTCGCTGCGTCGAGGCCGAGGTGCGGGACGGGCTGATCCAGGTGACCCTGGAGTCCCGCATCGCCCTGGAGGCCGTCGGCCGGGCCCGCCTCTGGGTGAAGGCTTACGACCTGCTGACCGACGGCGAGGTCGAGGACCTCGACAGCTCCGTGAGCTCGGACTTCAGCGATTCCTCGGCGAGCGTGAGCGAGCCGGCCGGCGCGTTCGCTCCCGAGGTGGTGGCGGAGCACGAGGCGATCGTGGAACCGGACGAGGTTGCGGCTGAGGCGGAGGCGGAAGTGGAGCCGCAGCCCGAAGAGCATGTGGCCACGCTGAACGGCGTGCGCCAGCACTCCGCCCCCGAGCCCCGCCGGACGGCCGTCTCCCGGTTCCAGCGGTACTCGGGCCTGGCCCGGGTCTCGATCGTGCAATAG
- a CDS encoding NAD-dependent epimerase/dehydratase family protein, whose translation MARFLVTGAAGFIGSHLVEHLRASGHTVVGVDRRPGADVQGDLLEMDLAPLLDGAEYVIHLAGQPGVRESWDQFPAYSRGNIETTQRLLEAARGRSLKKFVLASTSSVYGEAPMPAKEDGPTLPVSPYGLTKLAAERLCDLYGRTAGIPWVALRYFTVYGPRQRPDMAFSRWLTAALTGAPIKIYGDGQQLRDFTYVGDAVVATQRAALNPVVGMAINVGGGTAVTVRKAIRLIAAVTGRPVRLQYLPPAPGDMRETRADTTRLWQEVGFLPSTPLEEGLWQQYQWLLAGRE comes from the coding sequence ATGGCGCGCTTTCTCGTGACCGGGGCGGCGGGGTTCATCGGTTCGCACCTGGTGGAGCATCTGCGCGCGTCCGGCCATACCGTGGTGGGGGTGGACCGCCGTCCGGGGGCCGACGTGCAGGGCGACCTGCTGGAGATGGACCTCGCCCCCCTGCTTGACGGGGCCGAGTACGTGATCCACCTCGCCGGCCAGCCGGGGGTGCGGGAGAGCTGGGATCAGTTCCCCGCCTACAGCCGGGGCAACATCGAGACGACCCAGCGCCTGCTGGAGGCCGCCAGGGGGCGGAGCCTGAAGAAGTTCGTCCTGGCCTCCACCTCGTCGGTCTACGGCGAGGCGCCCATGCCGGCCAAGGAGGACGGGCCGACGCTGCCCGTCTCGCCCTACGGCCTGACCAAGCTCGCGGCGGAGCGGCTGTGCGACCTGTACGGGCGGACGGCGGGCATCCCCTGGGTGGCCTTGCGGTACTTCACCGTCTACGGCCCCCGCCAGCGCCCGGACATGGCGTTCTCCCGCTGGCTGACCGCAGCGCTGACCGGCGCGCCGATCAAGATCTACGGCGACGGCCAGCAGCTGCGCGACTTCACCTACGTGGGCGACGCCGTGGTGGCGACGCAACGGGCGGCCCTCAACCCCGTGGTCGGCATGGCCATCAACGTGGGCGGCGGCACCGCCGTGACGGTGCGCAAGGCCATCCGGCTGATCGCAGCCGTCACCGGGCGTCCGGTCCGGCTGCAGTACCTGCCCCCCGCCCCGGGCGACATGCGGGAGACCCGGGCCGACACCACCCGGCTGTGGCAGGAGGTGGGCTTCCTGCCTTCGACGCCGCTGGAGGAAGGCCTCTGGCAGCAGTATCAGTGGCTCCTGGCGGGGCGGGAGTGA
- a CDS encoding glycosyltransferase family 4 protein has translation MRIALVCTEKLPVPPVRGGAIQTYIDGVLPFLSARHDVTVVGRTDPALPDREAVALAGPSLPQGRAGGGTVRHVRLPAEGGAESYGDRAAAFLATERWDVVEIFNRPAFVERIARAAPGARLVLSLHNAMFAPHRLSPAEARRILARVDAVVTISDFIRGSIARLYPEYAGKLRTIRSGVDLERFRPGPSPQSEALRARLGLAGRPVVLSVGRLSAKKGIHVLLEAMERVLLTHPEAVLVQVGSRWYGRDDADAYVQAVRQQAARLGDGVRMVGYVPYHEVDAYFRLGDLFVCASQWEEPLARVHYEAMACGLPIVTTDRGGNAEVVEEGRNGLLVRPCHRPEGFASAIQALLDDPDLRRRLGAEGRRMAEESFSWERVAREQLAVLEG, from the coding sequence ATGCGGATCGCGCTGGTGTGCACGGAAAAGCTGCCGGTGCCGCCGGTGCGGGGCGGCGCCATCCAGACGTATATCGACGGGGTGCTGCCCTTTCTCAGCGCCCGGCATGACGTGACGGTGGTCGGGCGCACGGACCCCGCCCTGCCCGACCGGGAGGCGGTCGCCCTCGCCGGCCCGTCCCTGCCGCAGGGCAGGGCGGGCGGCGGCACCGTGCGGCACGTGCGCCTGCCGGCCGAGGGCGGGGCCGAGTCCTACGGGGACCGGGCGGCCGCCTTCCTGGCCACCGAGCGCTGGGACGTGGTGGAGATCTTCAACCGCCCCGCCTTCGTGGAGCGGATCGCCCGCGCGGCCCCCGGTGCCCGGCTGGTCCTCTCGCTGCACAACGCCATGTTCGCCCCCCACCGCCTGAGCCCGGCCGAGGCCCGGCGCATCCTGGCCAGGGTCGACGCCGTGGTGACCATCAGCGACTTCATCCGGGGCTCCATCGCCCGGCTCTACCCGGAGTACGCGGGCAAGCTCCGCACGATCCGCTCGGGGGTGGACCTGGAGCGCTTCCGTCCGGGGCCGTCGCCGCAGTCGGAGGCGCTCCGGGCCCGGCTCGGGCTGGCGGGGCGGCCGGTGGTGCTCTCGGTGGGCCGGCTTTCGGCCAAGAAGGGGATCCACGTGCTCCTGGAGGCGATGGAGCGGGTGCTCCTCACGCACCCCGAGGCGGTGCTGGTCCAGGTGGGCTCCCGCTGGTACGGCCGGGACGACGCGGACGCCTACGTGCAGGCCGTCCGGCAGCAGGCCGCCCGCCTGGGCGACGGGGTGCGGATGGTGGGCTACGTTCCCTACCACGAGGTGGACGCCTACTTCCGCCTGGGCGACCTCTTCGTCTGCGCCTCGCAGTGGGAGGAGCCGCTGGCGCGGGTCCACTACGAGGCGATGGCCTGCGGGCTGCCCATCGTCACCACCGACCGGGGCGGCAACGCCGAGGTGGTGGAGGAGGGGCGGAACGGTTTGCTGGTCCGCCCCTGCCACCGGCCCGAGGGGTTCGCCTCGGCCATACAGGCCCTGCTGGACGACCCGGACCTGCGCCGCCGCCTCGGCGCCGAAGGCCGCCGCATGGCGGAGGAGTCGTTCAGCTGGGAGCGGGTGGCCCGGGAACAGCTGGCCGTACTGGAGGGGTGA
- a CDS encoding glycosyltransferase family 4 protein, whose product MRCLMICTEKLPVPPVRGGAIQTYIAAVAPRLARHHQLAVIGVSDPELPQRETRDGVAYWRVPGGTFPLYLERVLDLLRDWNTRFDVVHIFNRPKMVLPVQEALPGSRLILSLHNEMFRPEKIGADEAKAAIEAVDRIVTVSDFIGRGVAALYPEAQPKLQTVYSGVDLARFMPLWSPEARRIRQRIRSEHGLGGGPVVLYVGRLSPKKGADVLLRAMGYVARRYPQATLVLVGSKWYGEDRISDYVAYVRALAARAPLKVYTTGYVPADKVHEWFAAGDLFVCASQWEEPLARVHYEAMAAGLPIITTDRGGNPEVVRGQGNGLVVEEPSNPEAFARAILRLLGDADLRVQMGRRGRALAEERYGWDRVAGDIRSLWERG is encoded by the coding sequence GTGCGCTGCCTGATGATCTGCACCGAGAAGCTGCCCGTCCCGCCGGTGCGGGGCGGCGCGATCCAGACCTATATCGCCGCGGTGGCGCCGCGCCTGGCCCGCCACCACCAGCTGGCCGTCATCGGCGTCAGCGACCCCGAGCTGCCCCAGCGGGAGACCCGGGACGGGGTGGCCTACTGGCGGGTGCCCGGCGGCACCTTCCCGCTCTACCTGGAGCGGGTGCTGGACCTCCTGCGCGACTGGAACACCCGGTTCGACGTGGTCCACATTTTCAACCGGCCCAAGATGGTCCTGCCCGTGCAGGAGGCGCTGCCCGGGAGCCGCCTGATCCTCAGCCTGCACAACGAGATGTTCCGCCCCGAGAAGATCGGCGCCGACGAGGCGAAGGCCGCGATCGAGGCGGTGGACCGCATCGTGACGGTGAGCGACTTCATCGGCCGCGGCGTGGCGGCGCTCTATCCCGAGGCGCAGCCCAAGCTGCAGACCGTCTACTCCGGGGTTGACCTGGCGCGGTTTATGCCCCTCTGGAGCCCGGAGGCGCGCCGGATCCGGCAGCGGATCCGGTCGGAGCACGGCCTCGGCGGCGGACCCGTGGTGCTCTACGTGGGGCGGCTCTCGCCCAAGAAGGGGGCCGACGTACTGCTCCGGGCCATGGGGTACGTGGCCCGGCGGTATCCGCAGGCGACCCTGGTGCTGGTGGGCAGCAAGTGGTACGGCGAGGACCGCATCAGCGACTACGTGGCCTACGTGCGGGCCCTGGCGGCCCGGGCGCCGCTGAAGGTCTACACGACCGGGTACGTGCCCGCCGACAAGGTCCACGAGTGGTTCGCAGCGGGCGACCTCTTCGTCTGCGCCTCGCAGTGGGAGGAGCCGCTGGCGCGGGTCCACTACGAGGCGATGGCCGCCGGCCTGCCCATCATCACCACCGACCGGGGCGGCAACCCGGAGGTGGTGCGGGGGCAGGGCAACGGCCTCGTCGTGGAGGAGCCGTCAAACCCCGAGGCCTTCGCCCGGGCGATCCTGCGCCTGCTGGGCGACGCCGACCTGCGCGTGCAGATGGGCCGCCGCGGGCGGGCGCTGGCGGAGGAGCGCTACGGATGGGACCGGGTGGCCGGCGACATCCGCAGCCTCTGGGAGCGTGGCTGA